A region from the Salvia splendens isolate huo1 unplaced genomic scaffold, SspV2 ctg232, whole genome shotgun sequence genome encodes:
- the LOC121789412 gene encoding protein CURVATURE THYLAKOID 1C, chloroplastic-like isoform X2: MASILTRMPSPPLMVVNGRKPISGTPQRFAFPTARERLHRFGVIAKATGESSESSIGKSIQDIWENSEDRVALIGLGFAGVVGFWAAVNIVTAIDKLPVVPSLLELIGLLFASWFTYRYLLFKPDRQELSQKVSKSISDILGQ, translated from the exons ATGGCTTCAATCTTGACAAGGATGCCTTCCCCACCGTTGATGGTGGTCAATGGAAGAAAACCCATTTCTGGGACGCCTCAGAGATTCGCATTTCCGACAGCCAGAG AGAGACTCCATCGCTTTGGAGTGATAGCAAAGGCCACTGGAGAAAGCTCAGAATCTTCGATTGGCAAGTCCATTCAGGATATT tgggaaaattctgaAGATCGGGTGGCTCTGATTGGTCTAGGATTCGCTGGTGTTGTTGGTTTCTGGGCAGCGGTTAATATTGTGACG GCCATTGACAAACTTCCTGTTGTTCCAAGTTTGCTTGAGCTCATCGGGCTGTTGTTTGCTTCG TGGTTCACATACCGATATCTCTTATTCAAACCTGACCG GCAAGAACTATCTCAAAAAGTCAGCAAGTCAATATCAGATATATTGGGGCAGTAA
- the LOC121789412 gene encoding protein CURVATURE THYLAKOID 1C, chloroplastic-like isoform X1, translating into MASILTRMPSPPLMVVNGRKPISGTPQRFAFPTARVERLHRFGVIAKATGESSESSIGKSIQDIWENSEDRVALIGLGFAGVVGFWAAVNIVTAIDKLPVVPSLLELIGLLFASWFTYRYLLFKPDRQELSQKVSKSISDILGQ; encoded by the exons ATGGCTTCAATCTTGACAAGGATGCCTTCCCCACCGTTGATGGTGGTCAATGGAAGAAAACCCATTTCTGGGACGCCTCAGAGATTCGCATTTCCGACAGCCAGAG TAGAGAGACTCCATCGCTTTGGAGTGATAGCAAAGGCCACTGGAGAAAGCTCAGAATCTTCGATTGGCAAGTCCATTCAGGATATT tgggaaaattctgaAGATCGGGTGGCTCTGATTGGTCTAGGATTCGCTGGTGTTGTTGGTTTCTGGGCAGCGGTTAATATTGTGACG GCCATTGACAAACTTCCTGTTGTTCCAAGTTTGCTTGAGCTCATCGGGCTGTTGTTTGCTTCG TGGTTCACATACCGATATCTCTTATTCAAACCTGACCG GCAAGAACTATCTCAAAAAGTCAGCAAGTCAATATCAGATATATTGGGGCAGTAA